A window of Corvus hawaiiensis isolate bCorHaw1 chromosome 15, bCorHaw1.pri.cur, whole genome shotgun sequence genomic DNA:
CTGTAGTCGCCCCTGGAGACTCAGTGGGGTTCTGCCCACTGGCCCTCGGGTCACTGCTGTGGCCGAGGGAGCACTGAcatccctcctccatcccacagGAGCCCAGCGCCTCGGAGCAGGACCGCGTGTGACGTgagtgtcccctgtccctgggaCAAGGGCCGGGGGGGGATGCGGGAGGGCCGCGGCAgtttccctgccctggagaTGGAGAGAGGGCGAACCCCTTCTCCAGGGGGTCGGGAAGTGACCGGGGATTTCACAGGCGGTGACGCCGGGAAATCCCATTCGCGGGTGGCGGGGAGGTGCCGTGGCTGTGGGGGACGAGCCCTATCCCGCCCCTCTCCCCGCAGCTCCTCTCCGCTCCCGGCTGGAGCGTGCACGGGAGGCGCGCAGCCCCCGCACCCCtcggggctgggggctctgccGTGGGGCAGCCGCGGGCCAGCCGGCCCCGGGTGGGCAGCTACGCGCTTGGCATGGCCGGAGCGACGCGCCGGCGCCACCGACAGCCGCGCTCGGCGCCAGCCTTCATCCCATCGGCAATAAGTACCCGAGTCCCACCCACCGCACCCGCCCCGGAGACCCCCCCCCCGGGGGACCCTCGGGCCTGGCAGGGGCAGCACAGCACCCAGAGCCCGCTGTCCCCACCCCcggcccccgcggccccccAGCTCCGGGGCAGGGATCGGAGGGGGTCGCGGcgaggggcagggatggaggcagcGGCTCGAGCCAGCCCCCCGGGGCGGTGGGGAGCACCCCCGCGCCCACCCGGCACGttcagcacagagcacagccccCCCCGGGCACCCCTGCCACGCAGAGCGGGCACAGGCACAAATCCTGCACCGGCGGGGGACCCTGCAGGTCCCTGGGAGATGCTGGCGGAGAGAGGAGCTTCCAGCCCCATCCCGGCACAGGAGGGGCCGGAGCCGGGCCCTGGGGGAGGGATGGCCCCGGCCAGGCCagcgggcagccccggggccgtgCGAGAGCTTCGGTGTGTAACGCCCTGTACATAGACGAGCTACAACCATTAAAGCTGCTGAACCCCTCGCCAGGGACAGCTGGATTTATTTGGAACAGCCCCCCAGGCCACTCCTGCCTGTGGGGAGGTGCTGTGGGGGCCGGCAGGGTCCAGGGATGAGCCCCCCAGGAaccggggctgtgctgggggtgcaCGGGCGATGCCAGGCgggaagggcagaggcaagAGGGAGGGTGAAATGGGGCCTGGCTGTGGCACTGGGCACCCCAAAAAAGGGGTTCTGGGTGCTGTACTGGGATGCAGGACCACTCTGCAAGCAGCACTGGGCAGGATGCAGCCCCTGGAGAGACCAGCTCggggcacagggcagcagcagcccctgctgctgggacagcagccCGTGGGGGTTTGCTTGGGCAAAGCTTTTTGGgggacagggagctggggggacCCACAGGGTCAGCTGAAGTGAAGCTCGGGGTCGGGCTCGGGGGCTCTGccgggcggagggggcggcgcACGGAGCTgcggagagagagaggagagggaaggggagagggagagaagtgGTGCCAACGTGCTGAGGCCACTCATCCCCCTTcagacccccccaaaacaaaTGGGTGGCTCCATTACAGAAGGGCTGGGGCAGGTTTTGGGGTACCAGCATCCCGGTGATGTGGCTTACCGGCCGCAGGCGGGTGGCTGCCAGGTCCGGAGAGCTCTGCCCGCTGCCCGTGCCATCCTGCCAACAACCTGGGAGGGCCTGGCAGCTCAGCCTCGCTTTCCAGGCTcccccagtcccttcccagtcACCGCCCAGCACTCACCTCCCAGCGCTGTctcaggagcagggctggggaccaGGCTGGCCCCGGGCGCGAGGCCAGGAGGGGAGAAGGGCGGAGGGGATGGTGATGGCAGCTCCTGGGAAGACACagccagcagggatgggaacggTGGGAAGGGGGTGTTCACCCCAGCAGTCATGGAAGATGGGAGGGTGCCCATGCCAAGGTGACACAATGACCCTCCTGCCACCAACCTGCCCGGCCGCCTCCCGGGCCCCAGTGAGCTCCTCCACCACCAAGGAGGGGAAGACGCCGACGCGGCCGTCGAAGTCGCCGGTCCAGAAGCCGTCGTCCACCTCGCCGGCGGCACGGGGCAGCACGCGGATGATGGCCCCCTCGGGGAAACTCAGCTCCTCGGGGCTCTGCCCCTCATAGTCGTACAGGGCTCgcaccagccaggctggggggagggtgggaatggggctCAGCACCCTCTGGGTCCCGTCCCCctccctggggtgggggtgatgcccagcacccacctccaggctccagcaccagctctgcagccatgATGCTGGAGAGCTGGCGGTGCAAGGCAGAGGGGCCCGGGGGGCCGAGCCCAGCCCCCGAGTCacaccccagggacagcaggtACTTTTCGGGGACGTAGCCGACCTGCCCTGCCTTGTTCCGAGCCTGAGGAGGCAGAAAGCATGTGAACATCTCAGGTTCCAGAGTCGGGACAGCCTGGGGACCTCCAAAAGGTGTCCCCCAGCATGGAGGGGGGCTCAGCCCGCTCCCACCTTCACCCACTCCTCTGCGTCACCGTCCTCGATGATCTCCAGCTCCTCGCCCTGGCTGATGGACAGCTCATCCGCCTGGCAGCCCTGCAGGAGACGGGGACAAAGTGGCAGAGAGGCTGAGGTGCCATCCCTGGGCGGGCAGGGTGAgggccaggcaggcagggccgTCCATACCTGGTAGCCAAAAATCACCCGGCAGGTGTAGGGGTAGGTGCGAGCAGCAGGCCCAGGCTCATCGTCCTCGTCCGGCTCATCGCTGTCCTCGTAGTCATCGAACTCGGCCGGGTCCAGCCCTGTGGGGGTCTCCTCGCCTGTCCCCACCATGGCCCCGGCCAGCCAGGCATCCACATCCAGCCCTGCCGCCCGCAGCAGTGCCAGCCGTGCCTCGGCCTTCACTCGGCTCACCTGGGGACACCACACATTGTCACTGTCCACGGGACACCTCCAGGGGCGTCCCAACCCCACAGACCCCACCCCCAGCGTGGTGGCACCCCCAGCACCACACCCCAAGTGCAGCATCCCGGCCACCACTCGTCCCTGTCTCTGCATGCCCCACCCTGGGAGTGACGGACCTCGAGGCCACCCCAGACCCCCTGACTGGGGAGACCCACCTCCGCCTTCCGGATGTTCTCCCTGGCTTCTTCCATCTGCCgctccacagctgctgcttccgCCTCCGGCCCCTGCTGCCGCCTGGCCTCCAGCCGCTGCAGCACCTGGGCGGGCACCCGCGGCTCAGAGGGTGGTAGCAGCTGGTGAGGGGCAGGAAAAACCCctccctgagccccccagcGCTCCGTGGGGCAGGACAACACCCACCTCCTCGCTGTGTGCCCTGTTCTTGTGGTCCCGGGCCACTCGCGTGGCCCAGCGCCGCgcctccttctccaggctggccCCGTCGtctgctggtggcagcaggcaCACCTGGGCAAGGACACGGGGGTGACAAGGGCTGTGCAGACCCCACCTTGCTCTAATGCTCCCCCTCCACTCACCTCCTCCAGCCCGGCGAGCTGGAAGCGCTGCTCGGACGCCAGGGAGAAGGCGGGGTGGtcctgcaggaagaggaggagatcCTGCTCCCGGCACACCTGCAGCAGAGAGTGGCGTGGGGCCGGGGGACTCCCCTGTGCCCTCCTGTCCCACCCAGCTCGCGGGACGGTGCCGTTACCCGCGCAGACGCCTCCACAACGCCCTGGAACCAGTCCCGAGTGGCCCGGCAGGTCTCCACCTCCGTCCGGCTGGCAGCCGACAAGTGCTCCCGGAGCCGCTCGTAGAGGTCCCCATCCAGTGCCTGGGGGAAAGCGGGTGGGAaccacccccagcactgccacatccCCCCACTGGAGCATCCCTGATGCCCTCAGGGCAGCCAGCCCTGACCCTGCACCAGCGGgaccctccctgctgcccccctCGCAGTGGCACTGGGGGGATGCTCCTTGTGGGaccctggggatggggcacgGAGGGTCCGGGCAGCTCCTACCTGCATGGCTGCGGGCAGCTCCACGCGCTGGTAGTGCTgcaggtgggcagcagcagacaCCAGGGCGAAGCTGTACTCGTTCTGCACCCCTGCCAGCTGCCTCGAGTGCTCGGCCAGTCGTGCTGAGaactgtggggacagggacagcacggCTTGGTGGTGgtgccccgtgtccccctgcATCCACCCACTTGGGTACCCTGCCAACCCCTGCACCACTGACCTTGGCACTGAGCTTTTGCAGACTGGCCTTGGTGTGAAATATCCGCCGGTCGCTCTTCCggaggctggggaggatggGAGGGGGGGTGTGAGGCCACCCTGTAGCCACAGcagccccccggccccgtgCCCCCTACTCACCGCGCCTCCACATCGGCCGCCTTGTCCTTGGCCACCTCGCTGCTGCGCTGGAGGTGGCTGAACTGCTTCTTCGCCTTGTCCAGCTCCTTCACCGTCTCCAGCAGCTCCGCCTGCACCTTCTGCAGCCGCTCGATGCCCTGCGGGGAGCGTCAGCAGGAGGAGACAGCTGTCCCCACCGCCCGGGCACAGGGGACATGTCCTTGCCCTGGTACCTTCTTGAGGGTCCTCTCCTTGGAGAGGCGGGCGCTGCGGACGGCCTCGGCGGCCAGGGCGCGGTAGCTCTCGGAGGCGGTGACACGGACCTGCCCGGCGTGTGCTGTCCCCTCGATGACGCCCTTCCAGACAGCGGCCACGCTCCTGTGGGCATGGGGTTAATGCAGGGCTGGGTACTCCCTGCCTCTTGCCAGCTTTAGGGGATGCCCAGCAGGACCGCCAGCACCCCCAGTCCCAGCAGGGCCCTAGAGCTGGGGACATCCCACCCACAGCTGCATTCCGGTGACACCCAAATCCTGGTTGGCGTTAAGCATCTCCAAGCTGGGAGGGCCATGGAtgggcacagccagccccagctggttgtccccagccctgtccctgtccccagcccacctGGAGTCGCCGGCCTCGCCACGGCCCCGCTGCCAGTCTCTCTTCACGAACTGGCTCGCCAGCCTCTGCAGCGCCTGCGGACAGACCCAGCATCAGCAGCATTCCCTGACCCTGCCGAgcaccccagcaccccccacCCTGCTCAGGGCCCCAAACTGGGCTCCCCACCCCGGCTGTCCACCCCATGGGCCTGAGGACACACACGTGTCCCCCCcgaacacagacacacacatccCCATGGCTCAGTGTCAGCAGGAATCCCACCGTGCTCCCCATGAGAAAACCTTTTTGGGGAGCAGCCACCACAACAAaaagaccccccccccccagtgtGGCTTTTGGGACAGAGCACCTGCAAGGGGACACCAGTGAGGGACACTGGCTACAGAGTAGAGAAGCTCCCAGCAAAGCCAAGCACAGCAAGACCCCaaccctcagccccagcctgggggctgtgagggaggaGGTGGCACGGTGaccagctgcaggaagggggGACACAATTCTGCTGCACTGTGTCCCcaagggatgctgcagggacatctcccagcAAAACCAAGCTCTGACATTTCAGAGCAGCGCCCTGCGATGACCCAGCagacagcagagcccagcagttTCCTCCCCCCACAAGGATTTCCCTCCTGGCTCCCAAAACACCCAAGGCTGGGGCCATGCCGTGCTCAGCAGAGCCCCCAGCGGGTGCTGAACGTGGTCAGGGTCCTCCTGGAAGGATGAACCATCCGCCACCACCCTCCGGGAGCTGCCACGCTCGGATAATTTCCGAGGCTGCCCATTGCCTGCGTGGGGCcgtgcccagctcctgccccacaggCAGGATGGGGCCTGGGCCTCCCCAGGGCGCTGATCCTGAGTCCCGTGGCATCTCCTTACCTGCCCATACTCCCTGTCAATGGTGGCCCTCTGCTTGCTGTAGGACctggggggagagggggcaCAGAGAGGACACAcagagaggggcagggatgggccATCCCTCCCCGCCACCATCCCCCTGCCACCACCCCGGTACCACCACCCCCTGCCACCATCCTGTCCCCATCGGGCCACCCCAGTGGGTGACGGAGCCCATGACCTCGACGTGACAGGCTCAAGGTGAGCTGTGCCCGGTCCCTGGCCCACACGTGCAATGAGCTGCCCGGTCTCAGctcagggacacacacacaccagtgGGATGAGCTGTCTGATCTCAGCCTGGGGACACACACACTGGTGGGATGAGCTGCCCGGTCTCAGCCtggagacacacacacacacacacacacacacacatacgtGGGATGAGCTGCCCGGTCTCGGCTCGACCCGGGTGACACATATGTGGGCCCTACCTGATGTCCTCCAGCAGCTCGGCGTCCCGCTGCTGCTTGCTCTGCAGGCCCgacagctgctccaggagatgGACCCGCAGCTCCTGGGTGAGCTTCACCTGCCGGACGGCCCCGCTcagccccgcggccccggccgggATAGGGTGCGGGGATGCGCTGCCCCCCCCGCCCGCGCACCGATCCCCACCGCCCCCCGGGTGCCTCCCAAACGCGGCCTCGCTTCCCCAGCCCCGTGAGGCTGCGCCGGGGGCGAGTCTCGGTCACGGCTGCAGGACACGGCAGCGAGGGAGAACCCGGCCCCGGTGACCGCCCCGTGGCCCGGCCCGAGCCGGCGCTCACCTTGCGCGGCGGCGGCTGCATCGCTGCGCTGCCCCGGTGCCGGTGCCACGGTCCCGATCCCAACGCCGGGGCCGGTCCCCGCTCGCCGCCGTCCCGATCCGCGTGTGCGGAGCCCGGAACTGCCGGGCCGGCCTCGCCCCGCCCCCGACGGGCCCCGCCCCCGACGGGCCCCGCCCATCACCCCCACTCGGACGCGCCCCCAGAGCGGCcacgcccccggcccggcccccgaTGGAcacgcccccggccccgcccctctGCCCGCAAGGGCGGGGAAACCGCGCCCAGCAAGCCCCGCCCCTCGGGGGCTCCAGCGCCGCCTGGTGGTCGGTGCTGCACGCGTGGACGGGGGcgcggggacatggggacagggggacatggggacacggaGACAGGGGGGCATGGGGACATGAGGACACGGAGACATGGGGACACGGAgacagggggacatggggacacggagacacagggacatggggacatggggacacggggacatggggacacggggacacggggacacagggacatggggacatggggacacggggacatggggacatggggacacagagacatggggacacggggacactgggacacggagacatggggacatggggacacagagacatggggacacggggacactgggacatggggacatggggacacggggacatggggacacggaGACactgggacacggggacactgggacatggggacatggggacacggggacatggggatacagggacatggggacacggggacatggggatacggggacacggggacagggggacatgggaacatggggaaagggggaaatggggaaacgGGGACGtggggatatggggatatggggacatgaggggacagggacatggggatatGGGACACAGGAGCACGGGGatacagggacatggggacacggggacattgGGAGACAGGGAGGTGGGGAGACAGGGacgtggggacacagggacatggggagaCAGGAACACGGGGagacagggacacggggacatggggacacagggagacagggatgtggggacacggggagatggggacacagggacacagggagacagggagacagggagacagggatgtggggacatggggacacagggacatggggacacagggacatgggggcaTGGAGACACAAAGGTATGGGAGACAGGGACATTGGGACATGGGGAGGTGGGGATAGGAGGACACGGAGAAGCAGgaggacagggacatggggatatGGGGAAACAGGGACGTAGGAACATGAGGAGATAGGGAGACAGGGACATGAGGACACAGGAGTACAGGAGACAGGGAAATGGGGATGGGGGAAGACAGGAGTATAAGGATGCAGGGAtatgggacacagggacacggggacatgtGGACACAAGgaggcagggggacagggacatgggtaATGCTGGGACAGAGGGAAATGAGAgatggggatgtggggacacaGGGTCACAGGAATATGGGGTGATGGGGAGCACTGTCCTTGGgcagggggacatggggacatggggacatggggagtTCTGGGACACACAGCACTGGGATCACTGGGGGCTGAGTCCTTGTGCATGAGGACACACAGGGTACTTGTCCCGGGATGTGGTGACACAtggggtgctggggcactggtCCTGGGGTGCGGGGACATgtgggacactgaggggacagcccccagcacagggacatgTGGGGTCCCACATCACGTGGAGGACACAGAGCCCCTGGCTTGGCAGGACCCTGACACGGGGACATGGGCACAAAGCTGAGCAGTGGCATTCAGCGGGGCCACCTGGAATCGTGAGGGGTCCCCAACCAgcccctgcctgtccccctgtccctttGTCCCCCTCCCAACCCTCTCCCATCCCCTTCATCTCTCACTTCTCGTTCTGATCTGATTTTGCTCTGTGGTTCCTGCAGAGCTCGTGGCTCTCCCCACTGCTCCATTCGtccccttctttctcttcccatgACATTTCTGGGGTTGGCTGCACGTGTCCTGGTCCCCGTGGTGTGTGACGATGCacaaggctgggctggggatgtGTCACCGGCTCTGTTATTCCTCCTCTTAGCCAGGAAAATGGACCGGAGGTCACCCAGCGCCCACTTTGGTGACAAgaaggggacagagcagggtgGCCCCATCTACATCAAGCTGTGTGACACCGGCTTGTCAGCCTGACCCCGGCGATGGATCCTGGGGATGCCTGGTCCTGGCCACGTGTCACCGGGCTGGGAGCCAGCTGCCACCTTCCTGTCCCATATATGGGGCACAAACAGCTCCATCTTCCCGCCGTGCTTCTCACCCGtctgcctccagctgcctcttgcctgcttcctcctgcccatggtgtggctGCGGCTGGAAATCTCTCCCCGCCTCGATGGTGTGCCCAGGATGCTCGGCGGCGGTGACAACTGGCGGTCGCTTCGTGCTCCAGTCTGACACTGCAGGACTGTGGGCAGGACGCTGGTGTGACGTGGTGGAGACAGAAGGAGGGTGCCAGCAGGGAAGGCACCGGTGACGCTCCCGGCGTGTCACCAGCTCCGTGCCGTTTGTGCAGACCCGGCTGGCACAGCGGCCACTCCGCAGAGATGTCCCggctgctgctgtcacctggttctgctgctgcctgtgtcaCCCTCCTGCTCGGCTGTGCCTGGTTCGGCTCTGCCACCCAACCTTCCCCAGGTAAGTGCCTTGGTGGGTCTGGGGATGATGGGGTAGGGCAGGGGCACCTCGCTGGGACACCCCAATATCACGTCCCGTGGCACCTGGAGGCGATGGGTGCGTGTCACGGGGAGAGTTCGGGGCCCggctctgctgccttccctcaGTGTCTACATTGAGAATCCGAGTGAAGACCTGAAACCCAGCCAGCATTTCCCCTTTTGGCAGCAAAATTCAGATTACTGCTCGTGTAACCTGAATTTTCCATCCTCTGCATGGGGAGAGGGGGCAGAGGTTGTGGGAAACCTGTGGGATGTAACCGAAGCCCCCCGGGGTAGGGTGTTCTGGAGACCATCGGAATAGAAATTCCGGAGCTGGGGCTGACATGTAGAGCctgtctggctttttttttgagcaagacagaaaagggaTTTGATCCTGAGTTGTTTATCTGGTGTCCGGGGACCTTCCTGTTCTTCGTTTTTGTTCTTCACACGCAGCAGAAAGTCC
This region includes:
- the FCHSD1 gene encoding F-BAR and double SH3 domains protein 1, yielding MQPPPRKVKLTQELRVHLLEQLSGLQSKQQRDAELLEDIRSYSKQRATIDREYGQALQRLASQFVKRDWQRGRGEAGDSRSVAAVWKGVIEGTAHAGQVRVTASESYRALAAEAVRSARLSKERTLKKGIERLQKVQAELLETVKELDKAKKQFSHLQRSSEVAKDKAADVEARLRKSDRRIFHTKASLQKLSAKFSARLAEHSRQLAGVQNEYSFALVSAAAHLQHYQRVELPAAMQALDGDLYERLREHLSAASRTEVETCRATRDWFQGVVEASARVCREQDLLLFLQDHPAFSLASEQRFQLAGLEEVCLLPPADDGASLEKEARRWATRVARDHKNRAHSEEVLQRLEARRQQGPEAEAAAVERQMEEARENIRKAEVSRVKAEARLALLRAAGLDVDAWLAGAMVGTGEETPTGLDPAEFDDYEDSDEPDEDDEPGPAARTYPYTCRVIFGYQGCQADELSISQGEELEIIEDGDAEEWVKARNKAGQVGYVPEKYLLSLGCDSGAGLGPPGPSALHRQLSSIMAAELVLEPGAWLVRALYDYEGQSPEELSFPEGAIIRVLPRAAGEVDDGFWTGDFDGRVGVFPSLVVEELTGAREAAGQELPSPSPPPFSPPGLAPGASLVPSPAPETALGGCWQDGTGSGQSSPDLAATRLRPVSHITGMLVPQNLPQPFCNGATHLFWGGLKGDEWPQHVGTTSLPLPFPLLSLSAAPCAAPSARQSPRARPRASLQLTLWVPPAPCPPKSFAQANPHGLLSQQQGLLLPCAPSWSLQGLHPAQCCLQSGPASQYSTQNPFFGVPSATARPHFTLPLASALPAWHRPCTPSTAPVPGGLIPGPCRPPQHLPTGRSGLGGCSK